The following coding sequences lie in one Mucilaginibacter sp. KACC 22773 genomic window:
- a CDS encoding glutamine synthetase family protein has product MNTKQIKTYIEENNIQKIKFAFADIDGVLRGKVIHPKKFIEGLQSGYGFCDVVFGWDSNDACYDNVQLTGWHTGYPDKLCRIDLNTLRNVPWQDNIPFFLADYSNPNGNALPACPRSLLKKIVNECEGLGYHAEFAQEFEWFNFRETPQSINDKGFTNINTLTPGMFGYSILRTSQNSDFYYDLFNLLTQFNIPIEGLHTETGPGVYEAAIAHDEVLAAADKAVLFKTAVKEIASKHGIMASFMAKWNENLPGCSGHIHQSLWSKDKAHNLFYDNNDIHKMSDIHKHYLAGQLHCMQHLLPMYAPTINSYKRLVEGAWAPTTITWGVDNRTTALRVINTTSGYTRLETRIPGSDTNPYLAIAAALASGLYGIKNKLPLNIEPTTGNGYEDKRNGVLAKNLFDAATNMQNSSLAKELFGEGFVEHFTQTRLWENRQYAKHVTDWELKRYFEVI; this is encoded by the coding sequence ATGAATACCAAACAGATTAAAACCTATATAGAAGAAAATAACATCCAGAAAATAAAATTCGCCTTTGCTGATATTGATGGCGTTTTACGCGGTAAAGTTATACATCCCAAAAAATTCATTGAGGGCCTGCAAAGCGGTTATGGTTTTTGCGATGTAGTTTTTGGATGGGACAGCAATGATGCCTGCTATGATAATGTGCAACTTACAGGCTGGCATACTGGATACCCCGATAAGTTATGCCGCATTGATCTGAACACTTTAAGAAACGTTCCGTGGCAGGATAATATCCCCTTCTTTCTGGCCGACTACAGCAACCCTAATGGTAACGCCCTGCCGGCCTGCCCGCGTAGCCTGTTAAAAAAGATAGTTAACGAATGCGAAGGCCTTGGCTATCATGCCGAGTTTGCGCAGGAGTTTGAGTGGTTCAACTTCAGGGAGACACCGCAATCCATCAATGACAAAGGCTTTACCAATATTAATACCCTTACACCGGGAATGTTTGGTTATTCCATACTCCGTACATCACAAAACAGCGATTTTTATTACGACCTGTTTAACCTGCTTACACAATTTAATATACCCATAGAAGGCCTACATACCGAAACCGGCCCCGGCGTTTACGAGGCTGCCATTGCCCATGACGAGGTTTTGGCCGCGGCCGATAAGGCTGTGCTATTTAAAACAGCAGTTAAAGAGATTGCCAGTAAACATGGCATCATGGCTTCATTTATGGCCAAATGGAACGAAAACCTGCCAGGCTGCAGTGGTCACATACACCAAAGCCTATGGAGTAAGGATAAGGCCCACAACTTGTTTTATGACAATAACGATATACATAAAATGAGCGATATACATAAGCATTACCTTGCGGGGCAACTGCATTGCATGCAACACTTATTGCCCATGTACGCCCCTACAATTAACAGTTACAAACGGCTTGTTGAGGGCGCCTGGGCGCCAACCACCATTACATGGGGGGTAGATAACCGCACCACAGCCCTGCGTGTTATTAATACCACGTCAGGTTATACCCGCCTGGAAACCCGCATACCGGGCTCAGATACAAATCCTTATTTGGCCATAGCGGCAGCATTGGCTTCTGGTTTGTACGGTATAAAAAACAAGTTGCCACTAAACATCGAACCTACCACAGGCAATGGCTATGAAGATAAACGCAACGGCGTATTAGCCAAAAACCTGTTTGATGCCGCCACAAATATGCAAAATTCGTCATTAGCCAAAGAGTTGTTTGGCGAGGGCTTTGTTGAGCATTTTACCCAAACACGACTATGGGAGAATCGCCAATACGCAAAACATGTTACTGATTGGGAATTGAAGAGGTATTTTGAAGTGATATAG
- a CDS encoding HAD-IIA family hydrolase has protein sequence MNRIDNFKSIIDRYKVVFFDAFGVLKNYKGLLPGIENTFAYLDQQKKDYYIVTNDASRSPAQLAESYNNKGLLAITPDKIISSGMLTKEYLDLKVNDGIVAYLGTPDSAHYIDSSGLHTLPVSQIDASNIDKVNALVFLDDEGFDWFEDLNKTVNILRKRTIPAIVANTDHAYPLSKHDVSIAIGGIAHMIEKIVGKEFIRFGKPDSQMFMFAYDLLRDQGPISKKDIVMVGDTLQTDILGGNKFGLDTVLVLSGNTQAVDAENRINATGIVPTFVCDSAVIEHGELAF, from the coding sequence ATGAACAGGATAGACAACTTTAAATCTATAATAGACAGGTACAAAGTTGTTTTTTTTGACGCTTTTGGGGTACTAAAAAACTATAAAGGGCTGCTGCCAGGCATCGAAAACACGTTTGCCTACCTGGATCAGCAAAAGAAGGATTACTATATTGTTACCAACGATGCATCGCGCAGCCCGGCACAACTGGCAGAATCATATAATAACAAAGGCCTGCTTGCCATAACTCCGGATAAGATCATCTCATCTGGCATGCTTACTAAAGAGTATCTTGACCTGAAAGTGAATGACGGTATTGTGGCTTACCTGGGCACGCCAGATTCTGCACATTATATAGATAGCTCGGGGCTGCACACCCTGCCCGTAAGCCAGATTGATGCTTCGAATATTGATAAGGTAAATGCGCTGGTGTTTTTAGATGATGAGGGTTTTGATTGGTTTGAAGATTTAAATAAAACGGTAAACATATTACGCAAACGCACCATCCCGGCCATAGTTGCCAATACAGACCATGCGTATCCGCTCAGCAAACACGATGTATCGATAGCCATCGGCGGAATTGCCCACATGATTGAAAAAATTGTAGGCAAGGAGTTTATCCGCTTTGGTAAACCCGACTCGCAGATGTTTATGTTTGCCTATGATTTGCTGCGCGATCAGGGACCAATCAGCAAAAAAGACATTGTGATGGTTGGTGATACGCTGCAAACCGATATTTTGGGCGGCAATAAGTTTGGCCTTGATACTGTACTGGTGCTATCCGGCAACACTCAGGCAGTTGATGCCGAAAACCGTATAAATGCCACCGGTATTGTTCCTACCTTCGTTTGTGATTCGGCTGTTATTGAGCATGGAGAATTAGCATTTTAA
- a CDS encoding MerC domain-containing protein has translation MNYHKTTARIDRIGITASTLCAIHCAVVPLVFTGLPLIGLSFLALPLVEWGMIIFALMIGLYSIGLSYLRIHRRPLPVILLVTGFAIIMLGHVFLSGRMEGIIVPAGGLLIAVAHFINYRCEGPHPGISKGAAC, from the coding sequence ATGAATTACCATAAGACTACGGCAAGGATAGATAGGATTGGTATAACAGCATCTACGTTATGCGCTATTCATTGTGCGGTTGTGCCGCTTGTTTTTACCGGCCTGCCACTTATTGGCCTGAGTTTTTTGGCGTTGCCGCTGGTGGAGTGGGGGATGATCATTTTTGCGCTGATGATAGGTTTATACTCGATAGGCTTATCTTACCTGCGCATCCACAGGCGGCCATTGCCGGTAATTTTATTAGTAACCGGCTTTGCAATTATTATGCTTGGACATGTTTTTTTGAGTGGACGAATGGAGGGTATTATTGTGCCGGCCGGGGGGTTATTGATAGCGGTAGCTCATTTTATTAATTACAGATGCGAAGGGCCGCATCCGGGTATCTCCAAAGGGGCGGCCTGCTGA
- a CDS encoding sphingomyelin synthase family protein: MTQITLHRIKINWQTAFNTSLKRVRLIIGTMLIVAIINTMPSFFKAIEQRHGVVLHDLVLANLPALDVSIPIFALIWGMGILMTIRTLYKPDIGISYLWTIIFVCIARFITLTLVNLDPPVGLVPLIDPLTGYFYGHAAITKDLFFSGHTSTLFLIYLNLERKNDKRIALAATIILMFLLLIQHIHYTMDVLAAPVIVYCCHRFTKALGFK, translated from the coding sequence TTGACCCAGATTACGTTACATAGAATAAAAATTAACTGGCAAACCGCGTTTAATACGAGCTTAAAACGGGTAAGGCTTATTATTGGCACCATGCTTATTGTGGCGATAATTAATACGATGCCTTCTTTTTTTAAAGCTATTGAACAACGCCATGGCGTAGTGCTGCATGATTTGGTACTGGCAAATTTGCCGGCGCTCGACGTATCGATACCAATTTTTGCGCTAATATGGGGAATGGGTATCCTCATGACAATCAGGACACTTTACAAACCGGATATAGGCATAAGCTACCTTTGGACTATAATTTTCGTATGTATAGCCCGCTTTATAACATTAACCCTCGTCAACCTGGATCCGCCGGTGGGGCTTGTCCCCTTGATTGACCCGCTTACCGGATACTTTTACGGGCATGCCGCAATAACCAAAGACCTTTTCTTCTCGGGCCACACATCAACCCTCTTTTTAATTTATTTAAACCTCGAACGTAAAAACGATAAACGCATTGCACTTGCCGCCACTATCATTTTAATGTTCCTGCTGCTCATCCAGCATATTCACTATACCATGGATGTGCTGGCGGCCCCGGTTATTGTTTACTGCTGCCATCGTTTTACCAAAGCGCTGGGTTTTAAATAA
- a CDS encoding gluconokinase: MFYFRHPKDKSYFGWYMMQEYILGIDIGTGSTKAVAVALTGQALGVTQQHYGIDISEPGYSEQNPLIIWDAFVKCVQEIVVKIGYAPQAFSFSSAMHSIIPVDKTGTPLAPMITWADARAENIAQDLRNSPKGEEIYRITGTPIHAMSPYCKLIWLKANNSGLFAQAGMFISIKEFIWFKLFNAFQIDYSIASATGLFDILKLQWSNEACQLAGITADRLSEPVNTTYYKDNLDAATANLLGIPADTKFIIGASDGCCANLGSHTTGPGVAALTIGTSGAVRITSPLPVYNYQGMTFNYLLNQNTYVCGGAVNNGGIAINWLLKNFLQKNNLTGADYDALFNTIETVPAGSDGLLFLPYLYGERAPLWDTKTSGAYFNIKPAHTQAHFLRAALEGVCFALYDVLKTVEDASVAITQVNISGGFVGSGTWTQVLADITGKKLVVLQPEDASAVGAVYLAMQIMHPESYDALTHVNSETIIRPKQQNHELYNKTFVIFKKLYLDLKDTMHLVNNLGI; encoded by the coding sequence ATGTTTTATTTCCGCCATCCCAAAGATAAATCCTATTTTGGCTGGTACATGATGCAGGAATATATATTAGGTATTGACATTGGTACCGGCAGCACAAAGGCTGTAGCTGTGGCATTAACGGGCCAGGCATTGGGTGTAACCCAACAGCATTACGGAATTGATATTTCCGAACCCGGTTATAGCGAACAGAACCCCTTAATTATCTGGGATGCTTTTGTAAAATGCGTGCAGGAGATAGTGGTTAAAATAGGGTATGCGCCGCAGGCGTTTAGCTTTAGCAGCGCGATGCATAGTATTATCCCCGTTGATAAAACTGGTACGCCGTTGGCACCCATGATTACCTGGGCCGATGCCCGTGCCGAAAATATAGCCCAGGATTTAAGGAACTCGCCAAAAGGGGAGGAGATATACCGCATTACAGGAACGCCAATTCATGCCATGTCGCCCTATTGCAAGCTCATTTGGCTGAAAGCAAATAACTCCGGCCTGTTTGCACAGGCGGGTATGTTTATATCGATAAAAGAGTTTATCTGGTTTAAACTGTTTAATGCTTTCCAAATTGATTATTCTATCGCCTCGGCCACAGGACTTTTCGATATTTTAAAATTGCAATGGAGCAATGAAGCCTGCCAGCTTGCCGGTATAACTGCCGATAGATTATCAGAGCCAGTGAATACCACTTATTACAAGGACAATCTTGACGCTGCTACGGCAAACTTGCTGGGCATACCAGCTGATACCAAATTTATTATAGGTGCAAGCGATGGCTGCTGCGCAAACCTGGGCAGCCATACTACAGGGCCAGGGGTAGCTGCCCTCACTATTGGTACAAGCGGGGCGGTGCGTATTACCAGCCCGTTGCCGGTTTATAATTACCAGGGCATGACCTTTAACTACCTGCTTAACCAAAACACCTATGTGTGCGGCGGAGCTGTAAATAACGGTGGGATTGCGATAAACTGGCTGCTGAAAAACTTTTTACAAAAAAATAATCTAACAGGTGCCGATTATGATGCTTTATTCAATACCATTGAAACAGTACCAGCCGGCAGCGACGGCCTTTTATTTTTACCTTATCTATACGGCGAGCGTGCTCCCCTTTGGGACACCAAAACCAGCGGCGCATACTTCAATATTAAACCAGCCCATACCCAGGCCCATTTTTTAAGGGCTGCGCTTGAAGGGGTTTGTTTCGCTTTATATGATGTGCTTAAAACGGTTGAGGATGCCTCTGTTGCTATTACCCAGGTTAATATAAGCGGTGGTTTTGTAGGTTCGGGCACCTGGACACAGGTACTGGCTGATATTACCGGCAAAAAACTGGTGGTGTTGCAACCTGAAGACGCATCTGCTGTAGGGGCTGTTTATCTCGCCATGCAAATAATGCATCCCGAAAGTTATGATGCGCTAACTCATGTGAATAGTGAAACCATTATAAGACCTAAACAGCAAAATCATGAATTGTATAACAAAACCTTCGTTATTTTTAAAAAGCTTTACCTCGATTTAAAGGATACCATGCACCTGGTTAATAACCTGGGCATCTGA
- a CDS encoding HipA family kinase, which produces MNYNPPQLRTIKVIRYVTPLREGGSLPAIAEGDDEFLYVLKFRGAGQGVKALIAELIGGELARLLGLKVPELVFANLDEAFGRSEADEEIQDLLKFSVGLNLALHYLSGAITYDPVVNTLDAKLASKIVWLDCLLTNVDRTPRNTNMLMWHKELWLIDHGAALYFHHSWNNWQESAKKPFVQVKDHVLLPQASELDEVDAEFKSIVTSERIYNIVNLIPDDWLTDESGNGTPAERREVYAQFLLTRIASSAIFVTEAKNARSAI; this is translated from the coding sequence ATGAATTACAATCCACCCCAACTCCGCACCATTAAGGTGATCCGTTATGTTACACCACTGCGCGAAGGCGGGTCACTGCCGGCTATCGCCGAAGGCGACGACGAGTTTTTATATGTACTTAAATTTCGTGGGGCCGGCCAGGGCGTAAAGGCACTTATCGCGGAGCTTATTGGCGGGGAATTGGCCCGCCTGTTGGGCCTGAAAGTACCCGAACTGGTGTTTGCAAATCTTGATGAAGCCTTCGGCCGTTCCGAGGCCGACGAGGAGATCCAGGACCTGCTCAAATTCAGCGTAGGGCTTAATCTTGCTTTGCATTATTTGTCGGGCGCCATAACATACGACCCGGTTGTTAATACTTTGGATGCTAAACTGGCCTCCAAAATAGTTTGGCTTGATTGCCTGCTCACTAACGTTGACCGTACCCCGCGCAACACCAACATGCTGATGTGGCACAAGGAACTTTGGCTTATTGACCATGGGGCGGCCCTCTATTTTCACCACTCGTGGAATAACTGGCAGGAATCGGCAAAAAAACCATTTGTGCAGGTAAAAGATCATGTACTGCTTCCGCAGGCATCTGAATTGGATGAGGTGGATGCCGAATTTAAGTCCATTGTAACATCTGAACGCATCTACAACATTGTGAATTTAATCCCCGACGACTGGCTTACCGATGAATCAGGAAACGGAACACCGGCCGAGCGCAGGGAAGTTTACGCGCAATTTTTATTAACCCGTATTGCATCATCGGCAATATTTGTAACCGAAGCTAAAAATGCCCGATCAGCTATTTGA
- a CDS encoding DUF3037 domain-containing protein: MPDQLFEYAVIRVVPRVEREEFVNIGVILYCPKQQFLKAIVSIDEARIATFAPGLDIDCLKDNVKSFEKIAHGAPDAGPIAKLDIASRFRWLTATRSTVVQSSKVHPGLCTDAELTLRRLFIQLVG, translated from the coding sequence ATGCCCGATCAGCTATTTGAGTATGCCGTAATACGCGTTGTACCCAGGGTAGAGCGCGAGGAATTTGTAAATATTGGCGTAATACTTTATTGCCCAAAACAGCAATTTTTAAAAGCAATTGTATCAATAGATGAAGCACGGATAGCGACTTTTGCACCCGGCCTGGATATAGACTGCCTTAAAGATAACGTTAAATCGTTTGAAAAAATAGCCCATGGCGCTCCGGATGCCGGCCCCATTGCCAAACTGGATATAGCTTCGCGCTTTAGATGGCTTACTGCCACACGTAGTACTGTGGTGCAATCGTCAAAGGTGCATCCGGGTTTGTGTACTGATGCGGAATTGACCTTGAGGCGGTTGTTTATTCAGTTGGTTGGGTAA
- a CDS encoding glycoside hydrolase family 78 protein — MKRILLFLFAVLPAICMAQKPVVESLTAEYLTDPIGIDITHPRLSWKINTTQRNTLQQAYTIVVATDASFSPSKTVWNTGKVASDSSVFVTYNGVSLKSATRYYWRVKVWDNHGNTSAWSKPAYFETGLFNTTDWTASWVQPKQDSSRKMPAVMLRKQFSASKKVVSARVYATAHGVYELYLNGSKIGNQVLTPGWTEYKKRLQYQVYDVTAMLQPGDNVIGAMIGDGWFKGTIAYMNNWGFWGKNLALLCQLQITYADGTIENVNSDGSWKGTQNGPVTLNGIYDGENYDARKETTGWNKKGFDAAAWLPVDVANNITKTTLVGVQSVPVHQIAELKPIAIFKSPKGTQIIDFGQDMTGWIRLKVSGPAGKTVTIRHAEVLDKFGEFYTANLRNATATINYTLKGDGVEIFEPHFTFMGFRYIAVEGFPGEIKPENFTAVVIHSDMPVTGQFTCSDTMINKLQHNIQWGQKGNFLDIPTDCPQRDERLGWTGDAQVFSRTAAFNMNVGSFFAKWMKDVAADQFPDGGVPFVVPDVLQTNRATSAGWGDVAVIVPWTMYQVYADKRILQTQYPSMKAYVDKIIKKAGDSYIWRGGSVFGDWLFYRPGIYDFSEPNGYTNPDMIATAFYAYSAKLLSQAAGAIGNTADEKKYNDVFEGVKKAFIHNYMTPTGRIFADSQTGYVLALKFNLVPDSLKSRAAAYLVEDVRSRNNHLSTGFLGTPYLCQVLSQNGYTNVAYDLLLQKTYPSWLYPVKMGATTIWERWDGIKTDSTFQDKGMNSFNHYSYGAVGDWMYQHVTGLQIGKPGYKNIVLKPEPGRQFTFAKATFETMYGQLLSEWEVKDGIMRIHVKIPANTTAGLTLPQAHAEDVKQDGKPLTGASGDANGTTVQLGSGDYTFNYPWVVVKDKVAAKYAK, encoded by the coding sequence ATGAAACGTATTTTACTTTTTTTATTTGCTGTTTTGCCGGCGATTTGCATGGCGCAAAAACCTGTTGTTGAAAGCCTGACCGCCGAATATTTAACAGATCCTATCGGTATCGATATTACTCACCCCCGCCTGAGCTGGAAAATTAATACCACCCAACGAAATACTTTACAGCAGGCATATACTATTGTTGTTGCCACTGATGCTTCCTTTTCGCCTTCCAAAACCGTTTGGAATACGGGAAAGGTAGCGTCCGATTCATCAGTGTTTGTTACTTATAATGGCGTTTCGCTAAAATCGGCAACACGCTACTATTGGCGGGTAAAAGTATGGGATAACCATGGCAATACATCTGCCTGGAGCAAACCAGCTTATTTTGAAACAGGTTTGTTTAACACCACCGACTGGACGGCCAGCTGGGTGCAACCCAAACAGGACAGCTCGCGCAAAATGCCTGCGGTAATGTTACGCAAACAATTTTCGGCATCTAAAAAAGTGGTATCGGCCCGGGTTTATGCTACCGCCCATGGCGTGTATGAGTTATACCTCAACGGCAGCAAAATAGGTAACCAGGTGCTTACGCCCGGCTGGACGGAGTATAAAAAACGCCTGCAATACCAGGTTTATGATGTTACCGCTATGCTGCAGCCCGGCGATAACGTAATCGGCGCCATGATTGGCGACGGCTGGTTTAAAGGCACGATAGCTTACATGAACAACTGGGGTTTCTGGGGTAAAAACCTTGCCTTGTTATGCCAGTTACAAATAACTTATGCCGATGGCACTATCGAAAACGTAAACTCAGATGGCTCATGGAAAGGTACCCAAAACGGGCCGGTAACGCTTAACGGCATTTACGATGGCGAAAATTACGATGCCCGTAAAGAAACAACCGGCTGGAATAAAAAAGGGTTTGATGCTGCAGCATGGTTGCCGGTTGATGTTGCCAACAATATCACAAAAACCACATTGGTTGGGGTACAAAGTGTGCCGGTGCACCAAATTGCCGAACTGAAGCCCATAGCGATTTTTAAAAGCCCTAAAGGAACCCAAATTATTGATTTTGGCCAGGATATGACGGGCTGGATAAGACTAAAAGTGAGTGGCCCGGCCGGAAAAACCGTTACCATAAGGCATGCCGAAGTGTTGGATAAGTTTGGTGAGTTTTATACAGCCAACCTGCGCAATGCCACCGCAACCATTAATTATACCCTGAAGGGCGATGGCGTGGAAATATTTGAGCCGCACTTCACTTTTATGGGTTTTAGATATATCGCTGTAGAAGGTTTTCCGGGCGAGATTAAGCCTGAGAATTTTACGGCTGTTGTAATCCATTCGGATATGCCGGTTACCGGGCAGTTTACCTGTTCAGATACCATGATTAACAAGTTGCAACACAATATTCAATGGGGGCAAAAAGGTAATTTTTTAGATATTCCTACAGACTGTCCGCAGCGCGATGAACGATTGGGCTGGACAGGCGACGCGCAGGTTTTTTCGCGCACGGCGGCCTTTAACATGAACGTAGGTTCGTTTTTTGCAAAATGGATGAAGGATGTAGCAGCCGACCAGTTTCCGGATGGCGGGGTGCCTTTTGTGGTGCCCGATGTTTTACAAACCAATCGCGCCACATCGGCGGGTTGGGGCGATGTGGCTGTTATTGTTCCGTGGACAATGTACCAGGTTTATGCCGATAAGCGCATTTTGCAAACCCAATATCCCAGCATGAAAGCCTATGTTGATAAGATTATCAAAAAGGCAGGGGATAGCTACATTTGGCGCGGGGGTAGTGTTTTTGGCGATTGGTTGTTTTACCGTCCGGGTATCTATGATTTTTCGGAGCCAAATGGTTATACCAACCCCGATATGATTGCTACCGCTTTTTATGCGTATTCGGCAAAACTGCTTAGCCAGGCCGCGGGCGCTATTGGTAACACTGCCGACGAGAAGAAATACAATGATGTGTTTGAAGGTGTGAAAAAGGCTTTCATCCACAATTATATGACCCCCACCGGCCGCATTTTCGCCGACTCGCAAACAGGTTACGTACTGGCATTAAAATTTAACCTGGTGCCCGATAGTTTAAAAAGCAGGGCCGCAGCTTACCTGGTTGAGGATGTACGCAGCCGGAACAACCACCTTTCAACCGGGTTTTTAGGTACGCCCTACCTATGCCAGGTATTATCACAAAATGGTTATACCAATGTGGCTTATGACCTGTTGCTACAAAAAACGTATCCATCGTGGCTATACCCTGTAAAAATGGGCGCAACCACCATTTGGGAGCGTTGGGATGGTATTAAAACCGACAGTACTTTCCAGGATAAAGGGATGAATTCCTTTAATCACTATTCGTACGGTGCCGTGGGCGATTGGATGTACCAGCATGTTACAGGCCTGCAAATTGGTAAACCGGGCTATAAAAATATAGTATTGAAACCCGAACCCGGCCGCCAGTTTACCTTTGCCAAAGCAACTTTTGAAACCATGTACGGCCAGCTGCTTTCTGAGTGGGAAGTTAAAGATGGCATCATGCGCATACACGTTAAAATTCCTGCTAATACTACAGCAGGGCTAACACTGCCGCAGGCACATGCCGAAGATGTAAAACAGGATGGTAAACCGCTAACAGGTGCCAGTGGCGATGCAAACGGCACAACAGTACAGTTAGGATCAGGCGATTACACTTTTAACTATCCGTGGGTTGTGGTAAAAGATAAGGTTGCCGCTAAATACGCTAAATAA
- a CDS encoding polysaccharide deacetylase family protein: MKRITLLLLLLNFATFAQTHKKAIIVLTYDDALPSQLDIALPQLDSMGFKGTFFLTGYLTQATIPSWRQVAQHGHELANHSLYHPCFVNPGKGNPADNSANYTVYMIKREIAEMNNLLYAVDGKAGARTYAYPCTEIAVGGVKYADSLSAASIVRYARIGGGPDAVITDFKKIDPMQVPSWGIHGGVTGDELIAFAKKAQQTGGLAIFMFHGVGGDYIITPAAAHKQLLLYLKQHQDEIEVRTFQDALDYAKTIN, encoded by the coding sequence ATGAAAAGAATAACCCTGCTATTACTACTCCTAAATTTTGCCACTTTTGCACAAACCCATAAAAAGGCCATTATTGTACTTACTTATGATGATGCCTTGCCATCGCAATTGGATATTGCGCTGCCACAATTGGATTCGATGGGATTTAAGGGAACATTTTTTCTTACAGGGTATCTAACCCAGGCAACCATCCCCAGTTGGCGGCAGGTAGCCCAACACGGGCATGAACTGGCTAACCACAGTCTTTACCACCCGTGTTTCGTTAATCCTGGAAAAGGTAATCCGGCAGATAACTCGGCCAACTACACGGTATACATGATCAAACGGGAAATAGCTGAAATGAATAATCTTCTTTACGCGGTGGACGGAAAAGCCGGTGCCCGTACTTATGCTTATCCATGCACCGAAATAGCGGTTGGCGGTGTAAAGTATGCCGATTCACTGAGTGCTGCCAGTATTGTTAGGTATGCGCGCATTGGAGGCGGCCCGGATGCAGTTATTACCGATTTTAAAAAAATAGATCCTATGCAGGTTCCGTCCTGGGGCATACATGGCGGTGTTACCGGCGATGAATTGATTGCTTTTGCTAAAAAGGCACAGCAAACAGGCGGGCTGGCCATATTTATGTTTCATGGTGTTGGCGGCGACTATATCATTACGCCTGCTGCTGCACACAAACAATTATTGCTTTACCTTAAGCAACACCAGGACGAAATAGAAGTGCGTACATTTCAGGACGCCCTCGATTATGCTAAAACGATTAATTAA
- a CDS encoding DinB family protein: MNIIPMFLKELEQEAQTTRKMLEIVPTDKFQWQPHPKSMTIADLTVHIVDLPNWLALAVYTDGLNFATEPYNPPTAENAEGLLDLLEQSVAKGKEALQNINEEELLKPWTLSNGDVILQNYNKAEVIRVAFCQLVHHRAQLGVYLRLLNIPIPGSYGPSADELSGEYQREVASTI; encoded by the coding sequence ATGAATATTATTCCAATGTTTTTAAAGGAGTTGGAGCAGGAAGCCCAAACCACCCGTAAAATGCTCGAGATTGTGCCAACCGACAAATTTCAATGGCAGCCGCACCCAAAAAGCATGACCATTGCAGACCTTACCGTGCACATTGTTGATTTGCCAAACTGGCTTGCACTGGCCGTGTACACCGATGGATTAAATTTTGCCACCGAACCTTATAATCCCCCAACAGCCGAAAATGCCGAGGGCTTATTAGATTTGCTGGAACAATCTGTAGCCAAAGGCAAAGAAGCCCTGCAAAACATCAACGAAGAAGAGCTGCTGAAACCCTGGACATTAAGCAATGGCGATGTGATATTACAGAACTATAACAAGGCCGAAGTAATCAGGGTTGCCTTTTGCCAGCTTGTACATCATCGCGCCCAGTTAGGCGTGTACCTGCGCCTGCTAAACATCCCGATACCAGGCAGCTACGGCCCCAGCGCCGACGAACTGAGCGGAGAATATCAACGAGAGGTAGCAAGTACCATTTAG